One Caldalkalibacillus thermarum DNA segment encodes these proteins:
- a CDS encoding c-type cytochrome translates to MNPIKVFFTIFALGLGLAIVLGIIGLQQGDLAEEENGAQENVVALDLPPSFDSCLACHGQNLEGASAPSLIDTDLSKEEIIQVLQNGLGAMPAQTHLSAEEMEEIADYLVSLDFEEGEGQQE, encoded by the coding sequence GTGAACCCGATTAAAGTGTTTTTCACCATTTTTGCCTTAGGATTAGGTTTAGCCATTGTTCTGGGTATTATCGGGCTTCAGCAGGGGGACCTGGCTGAGGAAGAAAACGGAGCACAGGAGAATGTAGTGGCTTTGGACCTTCCCCCTTCATTTGACAGTTGCCTGGCCTGTCACGGTCAAAACTTGGAAGGTGCTTCAGCCCCTTCACTTATTGATACTGATTTAAGCAAAGAAGAAATTATCCAAGTGTTGCAGAACGGCCTAGGGGCAATGCCTGCCCAAACCCATTTAAGTGCTGAAGAAATGGAAGAAATTGCTGATTATCTGGTTTCGCTTGATTTTGAAGA
- a CDS encoding acyl-CoA dehydrogenase family protein yields the protein MHFELNQDQKLLWKMIREFAEEEVAPGAEHRDKHRLFHHQ from the coding sequence ATGCATTTTGAACTTAATCAGGACCAGAAATTATTATGGAAGATGATCCGGGAATTTGCTGAAGAAGAGGTGGCCCCCGGTGCTGAACACCGGGATAAGCACCGGTTGTTTCATCACCAATGA